In Nasonia vitripennis strain AsymCx chromosome 2, Nvit_psr_1.1, whole genome shotgun sequence, a genomic segment contains:
- the LOC100120166 gene encoding farnesol dehydrogenase, translating to MERWAGKVAVITGASSGIGLATAQAFVRKGLVVVGLARRVTTMENGMKDIEGPGKFHMRECDVSSDENIESAFEWIKKTFGTVHILINNAGLIRESSIADASIKDLQFYTNVNFVGALICAKQAMQLMKENGEEGYIVNMSSISGVKTITVPGQNFNVYSPTKFAIRSLSETLAHELKDTKIRVSSINPGVVKTEIFDKGNMDTSFLDIVPSLTSEDIANVIMYIVGSPYHVRISELTINPTNNVFD from the exons ATGGAGCGTTGGGCGGGAAAAGTGGCTGTTATAACAGGAGCATCGTCTGGAATTGGTTTAGCGACTGCCCAAGCATTCGTTCGCAAAGGGTTAGTCGTAGTTGGTCTCGCGCGGAGAGTAACAACGATGGAG AATGGCATGAAAGACATCGAAGGACCAGGAAAATTCCACATGAGGGAATGTGATGTATCGTCCGACGAGAATATTGAAAGTGCTTTCGAGtggataaaaaaaactttcggaACTGTTCACATTTTGATAAACAATGCTGGACTTATAAGAGAAAGCTCCATAGCTG ATGCCAGTATAAAAGATCTGCAATTTTATACCAACGTCAACTTCGTGGGTGCCCTCATTTGCGCCAAACAAGCTATGCAGCTGATGAAAGAGAACGGAGAGGAGGGCTACATCGTCAATATGAGCAG TATTTCAGGTGTAAAAACAATAACAGTGCCTGGCCAAAACTTTAACGTTTATTCCCCGACGAAGTTTGCTATCAGATCATTGTCGGAAACTCTTGCTCACGAGTTGAAAGATACTAAAATTCGCGTTAGC AGCATCAATCCAGGAGTTGTGAAAACTGAAATTTTCGACAAGGGAAACATGGACACGTCTTTTCTTGACATAGTTCCGTCGTTGACGTCAGAAGATATCGCTAATGTAATAATGTACATCGTTGGATCGCCTTATCACGTTCGAATATCTGAACTGACTATCAATCCAACTAATAATGTATTCGATTAG